The Streptomyces sp. NBC_01268 genome segment CCGGTCCCGTACCCGTACGGAGAGGAGCCCCCGTCCGACCAGGGCGGGGGCTTCGTCGTGCGCTCAGCCGCCCAGGGAGTAGAAGGCGTCGAGTTCCGCGATGTCCTCGACGCACTCGTCGATGTCCGAGACCTTTCCTCCGATGATCGTGAAGAAGAGGGCGCCGGGCATCTCGATGCCCCGGTCGCCGTGCTCGGCGAACCACTTGTGGCTCGCGATGGCGTGGCCGCGCCCGTCGACGGTGATGGTGCCGAGCTCGATGCGCAGGGTGCCGCCGGTGTACTCGGCCAGCGACCCGTACATGGCGAGGACGTTGTCGCGGCCCTTGAAGTGCCCGCCGAACCGGGTGGTGCCCGGCGCGTGGTGGGTGCAGTCGCTGGTCATCAGGGCGGAGAGCGCCTCCATGTCACCGTGCATGAACGCTTCGTAGCCCTGCCGCACCAGGGCGGCGTCGGGGTGCTCGTGATGGGTCATGGTCCCGGCATGCCTTTCGGTGAGGGGATGTCCCCCCTCCTCAAGTCTCGGGGCTAGCCTCGGCCCATGCCACCCGCCAAGAAGCGCGCCCGCAGCTACGACTCCGCCAAGACCCGAGCCGCCGTCCTCGCCCAGTTCGGGCACGTACGGGACGCGGTGCTCGCGCTGCCCCCGGCGGCGCTCGACGGGCCGACCCGGCTGGGGGCGTGGACGGTGCGGGAGCTGGCCGGGCACATCGCGTGGATGGTCGACTCGGTGCCCGCGCTGCTCGCCGCGCCCGAGCCGGCGAAGCAGGAACTCCCGCTCCTGGACTGGCCGTCCGTGACCGCGTCGGCCGCCGGGCGGATCGACGAGCACACCCGGGGCATCGGCACCGCCGACCTCGCCGGTCTCTACGAGCGGACCCGGGAGGCGTACGAGACGGCGGTGGCGGCGGCCCCGGACACCCGGCTGCTCCCGGTGAGCTTCGGGGCGATGACGCTCGCCGATTTCCTCGTCACCCGGACCGTCGAACTCGTCGTCCACACCGACGACCTCAGCGCTGCGACCGGTGTCGGCATTCCGTACGACCGGCAGGCGCTCGCCGCCTGCACCCGCCTGCTCGCCGACACCCTCGCGGCGAGGGCGCCGGGCGGTGCGGTGGAGGTGCGCGTCCCGCCGTACGCGGTGGTGCAGTGCGTCGAGGGGCCGCGGCACACCCGGGGCACCCCGCCGAACGTCGTCGAGACGGACCCGCTGACCTGGATCCGGCTCGCGACCGGGCGCGCCGACTGGGCGGTGGAGCTGGACGCGGCGCGGGTGAGCGCGAGCGGGGAGCGGGCGGATCTGGCGGGGCTGCTTCCGCTGATGGGCTGAGGCGCCGGCGGCCGTCCCGGGAACCGTGGGCGGTCGCCCCCCCGGGAGCGTGAGCGGGCCCCCGGAACCGTAAGAGGAGCCGGCCCGTCCCATCGGCATGAAGAAGCCGCGCGTGTTCGCCGCCCTGGTCCCGCTGCTCTTCCTCGTCGCCTGCGGTGCGCAGCAGGGGACAGGTTCCGGAGCCGGCACCGTCACCCCCGGTCTGCCCGTCGAGGGCACCGACTGGACGATCGGGGCGGTCACGGTCGACGGCGCCCGGTCGGCGGCCCCACCCGGGGCGCGGGTGGCGTTCACGGAGGACGGGCGGGCCCGGGGGAACAGCGGCTGCAACACCTTCGGCGCCGCCGTCGCCGTGGACGGCACGAGCCTCACCGTCTCCCCGAGCGAGGTCACCGAGATCGGCTGCCCCGCCGACCTGCACCGTTTCGAGACGGCCCTGCTGAAGGCGTTCGACGGCCGGCTCAAGGGCGAGTGGAGGGGGAAGGCGCTCACGCTGACCTCGCCGGACGGGCGCCGGGTCGTGGAGCTGTCCGCCGAGCCCGACGCCCCGCTCGTCGGCACCACCTGGACGGTGGACGGGCTGCTCTCCGGGAAGACCGCCGCGTCCCTCCCGGCCGGCTCCGAGGGCAAGGCGAAGCTGACCTTCGGCAAGGACGGGCGGCTCACCGGCAGCCTCGGCTGCAACCGGGTCACCGCGCCCGCGCGGATCAGCGGCGGGACGATCACGCTCGGCGCGATCGCGACCACCCGGATGATCTGCACGGGGCCGCAGATGGACCTGGAGACGAAGCTGTACGAGGCCCTCGACGGCCCCCTCGGGTACCGGCTCGACCACCGCACCCTGACGGTCACCGACGCGGACGGGCAGGGCTTCACCGCGACCGCGGGCTGAGCCGGGAGGGCCTCCGGCCGTGCCGGGAGGGCCCGCCGGCTGCGTCCTCCGTCACATCCCGACCGTTCGGCCCGTGCCGTACGAGCGTCCGCTTCGGAGGGTCCCTTTCCCGGTCACCGGCCGGGAGCCCTTGTGCCCCTTGCTTTGTGGGCTCCGACAAGGATCGATGGATCAGTTCGTGGGATCGTACGAGCAGCTCGGGGGCCCTACCACGACCCGGTCGCCAATTCGGACCGGTGGTCGATCTCGCCTACACTCGGAGCCGTGCCACGTGGTGACGGTCGACTCAATCACGATCTGCTCCCCGGCGAGAAAGGCCCCCAGGACGCTTGTGGCGTCTTCGGTGTCTGGGCTCCGGGTGAAGAGGTCGCAAAGCTCACGTACTTCGGGCTCTACGCCCTCCAGCATCGGGGTCAGGAATCCGCGGGAATCGCGGTAAGCAACGGCTCCCAGATCCTCGTCTTCAAGGACATGGGCCTCGTGTCCCAGGTCTTCGACGAGACCTCTCTCGGTTCCCTCCAAGGTCATATCGCGGTCGGTCACGCCCGCTACTCGACCACCGGGGCCTCCGTGTGGGAGAACGCGCAGCCGACGTTCCGGGCGACCGCCCACGGCTCGATCGCGCTCGGCCACAACGGCAACCTGGTGAACACGGCCCAGCTGGCCGAGATGGTCGCGGAACTCCCCAAGCGGGAGGGCCGGTCCACTCAGGTCGCCGCGACGAACGACACCGACCTGGTGACCGCGCTGCTCGCGGGCCAGGCGGACGAGGACGGCAAGCCGCTCACCATCGAGCAGGCGGCCGCGAAGGTCCTCCCCGAGGTCCGGGGCGCCTTCTCCCTCGTCTTCATGGACGAGCACACGCTCTACGCGGCCCGTGACCCGCAGGGCATCCGCCCGCTGGTCCTCGGCCGGCTGGAGCGCGGCTGGGTCGTCGCGTCGGAGTCCGCCGCCCTCGACATCTGCGGTGCGACCTTCGTCCGCGAGGTCGAGCCGGGCGAGCTGGTGGCCATCGACGAGAACGGCATCCGCACCTCGCGCTTCGCAGAAGCGAAGCCCAAGGGCTGTGTCTTCGAGTACGTCTACCTGGCCCGTCCCGACACGGACATCGCCGGCCGCAACGTGTACCTCTCCCGCGTGGAGATGGGCCGCAAGCTGGCCAAGGAAGCGCCCGTCGAAGCCGACCTGGTCATAGCGACGCCGGAGTCCGGCACGCCGGCCGCCATCGGCTACGCGGAGGCCTCGGGCATCCCGTTCGGTGCCGGCCTGGTCAAGAACGCCTACGTCGGCCGGACCTTCATCCAGCCCTCGCAGACCATCCGCCAGCTGGGCATCCGGCTGAAGCTGAACCCCCTCAAGGAAGTCATCAAGGGGAAGAAGCTGGTGGTCGTGGACGACTCGATCGTCCGCGGCAACACCCAGCGCGCCCTGGTCAGGATGCTCCGCGAGGCCGGTGCCGCCGAGGTCCACATCCGGATCTCCTCGCCGCCGGTGAAGTGGCCCTGCTTCTTCGGTATCGACTTCGCCACCCGCGCGGAGCTGATCGCCAACGGCATGACGGTCGACGAGATCGGCAAGTCGCTCGGCGCGGACTCGCTCTCGTACATCTCGCTCGACGGGATGATCGAGGCGACCACCATCCAGAAGCCCAACCTGTGCCGCGCCTGCTTCGACGGCGAGTACCCGATGGAGCTTCCGGACCCCGAGCTGCTCGGCAAGCAGCTCCTGGAGACCGAGCTGGCCGCGGGCCCCGCAGCCACCGCGGCCGCGGACGCCCTCCGCCGCCCGTAACACCCCGCTGCGCCCCCGCAGTACGACACGAAAGTTCTGAAGCCATGTCTCAGGCCACCGGTGCCAGCTACGCGAGCGCGGGCGTCGACATCGAAGCGGGCGACCGCGCCGTCGAACTCATGAAGGAGTGGGTGAAGAAGACCCAGCGCCCCGAGGTCCTCGGCGGCCTCGGCGGCTTCGCCGGCCTCTTCGACGCCTCCGCCCTCAAGCGGTACGAGCGCCCGCTGCTCGCCTCGGCGACCGACGGCGTCGGCACGAAGGTCGACATCGCCCGCCAGATGGGCGTGTACGACACGATCGGCCACGACCTGGTCGCCATGGTCATGGACGACATCGTCGTCTGCGGCGCCGAGCCGCTCTTCATGACCGACTACATCTGCGTCGGCAAGGTGCACCCCGAGCGGGTCGCCGCCATCGTCAAGGGCATCGCCGAGGGCTGCGTCCTGGCCGGCTGCGCCCTGGTCGGCGGCGAGACGGCGGAGCACCCGGGCCTCCTGGGCCCGGACGACTTCGACGTCGCGGGCGCCGGCACGGGTGTCGTGGAGTACGACCGGCTGCTCGGCGCGGATCGCATCCGTACGGGTGACGCGGTCATCGCCATGGCGTCCTCCGGTCTTCACTCCAACGGGTACTCGCTCGTCCGCCACGTGGTCTTCGACCGCGCCGGCATGACCCTGGACCAGCAGGTCGAGGAGTTCGGCCGGACCCTGGGCGAGGAGCTCCTGGAGCCCACCAAGATCTACTCGCTGGACTGCCTGGCGCTGACCCGGACCACCGACGTCCACGCCTTCAGCCACATCACGGGCGGCGGCCTGGCCGCCAACCTGGCGCGGGTGATCCCGGACGGCCTGCACGCCACCGTGGACCGTTCGACGTGGGCCCCGGGCGCGGTCTTCGACCTGGTCGGCAAGGCCGGACAGGTCGAGCGCCTGGAGCTGGAGAAGACCCTCAACATGGGCGTCGGCATGATGGCCGTGGTCCCCGCCGACTCGGTGGACGCGGCGCTCACCACGCTGGCCGACCGGGGCGTCGAGTCCTGGGTGGCCGGTGAGATCACCGAGCGCGGCGACAAGGCGAGTGGCGCGGAGCTGGTCGGCGACTACGCGAAGTAGCCGGCCCCGGCACGTACGCGGAAGGGCACCCCTTGACCTCAAGGGGTGCCCTTCCGCGTACGTACGGGGTGGGGAGCCGTGTCCCGGGCCGGTGCGCCGGCGGTGTCGCGGGCGTCCCCGGACCGCTACCGTCCTCGGCGCCGCCGCTCCTGGAGCGGCCGTTTCCGGACAGCGCAGAAACCCGGTCCGGGTACCCCGGACCGGGCTGCGATGTTCAGAAGGTCAAGCGCGACGCTGAGTGGACGCCGGACCGGACTCGTCGTCCTCGTCCTCGTCCGTGTTGTAGAGATCCGCGTACTGCGCGTACGGGTCGTCTTCCTCGTCGTCGTCGTCCTCGAACGGCTCGCCATTCGGCGGCTGATTCGAGGTCGATGCGCCCAGCTCATTGGCCAGACGCGACAGGTCAGTCCCGCCGCTGCTGTACTTCAGCTGGCGGGCGACCTTCGTCTGCTTGGCCTTTGCCCGGCCGCGCCCCATGGCTCGACCCCCTCGGTGACGGGGCTCGACGGCCCCAGAGTCTTGACACGCGTTCATGATCCGGAACGGACTCTCGAATGAGAGACCGGTCCGTAGGGCTTCAACGGTACCTGTTTCCGTCGGTCTACGGTACGCCGCGCGCATCACATACCTCGGTACAGAACCTTCGAGGAGCCCCGTCCTCGCTGGTCAATCGCGATTTTAACCCCTTCTTGAGGGGCGACCCGCCGATCGGCGTGAGCGAAGTCTCCCGAATCGGCCCGGGAGGGGCTCTCCGTCGGCGGGCCGCCCCCGGCGAGGGTCAGTCGCGGCGGGCCTCGGCCATCCTCTGCTCGGCGATCCGGTCGGCCGCGGCGGCCGGCGGAATCCCATCAGACTTTGCGCGAGCGAAGATTTCGAGGGTGGTGTCGAAGATCTTCGTCGCCTTGGCCTTGCAGCGGTCGAAGTCGAAGCCGTGCAGCTCGTCGGCCACCTGGATCACGCCACCGGCGTTGATCACGTAGTCGGGCGCGTAGAGGATGCCGCGCTCCGAGAGGTCCTTCTCGACGCCGGGGTGCGCGAGCTGGTTGTTGGCGGCACCGCAGACGATCTTGGCGGTGAGGACCGGCACGGTGGCGTCGTTCAGCGCCCCGCCGAGGGCGCAGGGGGCGTAGACGTCCAGGCCCTCGGTGCGGATCAGCGCGTCGGTGTCGGCGACCACGGAGACCTGCGGGAACTTCTCGGTGATCCGGCGCACCGACTCCTCGCGGACGTCGGTGATCACGACCTCGGCACCGTCGGAGATCAGGTGCTCGACCAGGTAGTGGCCGACCTTGCCGACGCCCGCCACGCCGACCTTGCGGCCGCGGAGGGTGGGGTCGCCCCAGAGGAACTGCGCGGAGGCGCGCATGCCCTGGAAGACGCCGAAGGCGGTGAGGACGGAGGAGTCGCCGGCGCCGCCGTTCTCGGGGGAGCGGCCGGTGGTCCACTGGTTGGTGCGGGCCACGACGTCCATGTCGGCGACGTAGGTGCCGACGTCGCAGGCCGTCACGTAGCGGCCGCCGAGGGAGGCCACGAAGCGCCCGTAGGCGAGCAGGAGCTCCTCGGTCTTGATCGTCTCGGGGTCACCGATGATCACTGCCTTGCCGCCGCCGTGGTCGAGGCCGGCCATGGCGTTCTTGTACGACATGCCGCGGGAGAGGTTCAGCGCGTCGGCGACGGCCTCCGCCTCGGTGGCGTACGGGTAGAAGCGGGTGCCGCCGAGGGCGGGGCCCAGGGCGGTGTTGTGGAGGGCGATGACGGCCTTGAGGCCGGTGGCGCGGTCCTGGCACAGCACGACTTGTTCGTGGCCGCCCTGCTCCGAGTGGAACAGGGTGTGCAGTACATCAGGAACGCCGGTCACATCGGTCACGGTGGTGACTCCCAAGTTGATGCGGCGGAAGGTCCCCCCTGCGGGTGGGGGTGGGACCAGGTCGGCACGAGGGTAAGTCCTACCTGGCCGTAGCAGGGACGCAGTGCTGAGGATCACCCCCTCCCGGAGTACCCGCGTGGAAGGATTTGCGACATGCCGGACCCGTCGTGCCCCTCTTCGGTGCCCGTTCCGTACGCCTCCTACTTGCGGGTGTACGAGCCGCTGGCCGCGTTCCCGGAGCCGGAGCGGAGCCACTGGGCCCGCTACGCCTGCCGTACGGACCTGCCGGGGGCGCAGCAGGAACTGCGGAGCTCGCTGGCGGACTTGGTGCGGGTGCCGCCGGCTCCGGTGCCGGCCCGCGAGAGCGGGGACGCGTTCGTGGTGACGGTGGACGGGACGGTCCTGGTCTGTCCGTGGCGCACCCGGCTGCGCGGCTGGCTGGCGCTGGAGGAGCTGGTGGGCGGGACGCTGCCGGCGCCGGTCCTGGACGCGATGCTGGCGCCGGAGGCGCGGGCGCGGGTGGCGGCGGAGCACGAGCGGTGGCGGGAGCGGAATCCGGACGCGCGGCCGTGGATCCGCGGCGCGGTGTGGCAGGTGCCGCTCCGGTGGTTCGCGCTCTTCTCGGACGAGGAGCGGGAGTACGAGCCGGGGGCCCCGGGCGGGGCGGGCACGGGCGGCACAGGCGGCGGAGGGAGCGAGGGCGCCGGCGAGGCCGTGGCCCGGCCGCCGGTGCTGCGCTACCGGACGCCGATGGTGCAGGCGCGGCGGCGGCTCGCGCGGGCCCTGAAGGCGCTGCGGGAGGCGATCGACGAGGGCCCGATGACGGAGGGTCTGGTCGAGGTGGGGCGCTGGCTGGAGGAGTTCCATCCGCGGGCGCTGGTGGAGCTGGACTACGGCGGCCTGGTGCACGCGCTCGCGGCGGAGGCGCTGGAGGCGGACCGGTCGGCGGCCGACATGGCGGTGGGGATCGCGGCGCTGCGGGACGGCGACGAGGAGGCCGCGCAGGCGGCGTACGGGCGGCTGGCGGAGCGGTGGCGGGCGGTCCGCGACCTCCAGTTCGCCAACTGACGGGGCCGGTCTTCCCCCCTGGAACCGACCGTCCTCGCGGTTATCACTCGACAGATCGGGTCCATCTGGCTTAAATGATCTTCTCGCTGGACGTCTGTTCGGGTCTTTGGTGTGTTCTCGTGGGGACGTTGGGGCGGGTGTGGCAGGACGTAGGTCCCGATCCGGGCCTTTGGCTCAAGCGTGACGGACAGCACTTACCGCACCCTTGCGCCCATCACCCACCCTCGTGCCAAAATAGGACAAGGAGTCCGGGGAGGGTTCCTTCCGTCCAAGTAAGGGCGGAAAGCTCAGCATTGCACTCTATGGGGGGTCTGAGGACTCCTGATCGCTCTGTGACTGATCGTCACAGGGGCGTGACTGTCCGTTATGGCATGGTCCATCGACTTCCGCCGCTGATGAACACCTGCGAGGGCAATTCCATCGGTTTGGCCGACGTGGCTGGACGGATGGTGTAGTTGTAGTGCCGAGGACAAGCCGTTCGTCCTATAACCGACTCGGCCCGCTACTGCCATTTCGGGCAACGCGGGTCAAGGTGCAGAATTTAGAGGAAAGAACCGAGAAGGTTCGGTTCTCCCGAGGAGGCCGCTCATGACCGCTCGCACCCCTGATGCCGAGCCGCTGCTGACCCCTGCCGAGGTTGCCACGATGTTCCGCGTGGACCCGAAGACGGTGACCCGTTGGGCGAAGGCGGGCAAGCTCACGTCCATCCGCACCCTGGGTGGGCACCGCCGGTACCGCGAGGCCGAGGTTCGCGCTCTGCTGGCGGGTATTCCGCAGCAGCGTAGCGAGGCCTGAGGCGCTCGCGACTTACGCAACACCCCGTAATACCTGCACCACCGGGCACACGCCGGGTCCCCCAACCTGGTCCGCCCACCCCAAGCTCTGCTGACGAACGACCTGCCCCAACAGGTTCTCCGTCGTCGATCGCGCTGGACTCCGCCGGGTCCAGCGCGATCTTTTTATGTCCGGCGCCGACCCCGTCCCTGCGGTGCAATTGCACATATTAAATCGAAGCCATGTAGGAAGGGTGTAAGTGAAGCACTTCCGAAAACGGATTGAGTGACACCCGTCACATCGTCAGACTCTTGTCATGGAACAGCCTTCCACCCCCCGGAGGCTCGCCAACGCGCCGTTGGTCACCCCTTGCCGGGACCTTGGTCCCTCGCGGGCGGGAACGCAAGAAGGCCCGCACCGAACGGTGCGGGCCTTCTTCGCTGGCGATCCTGACGGGACTTGAACCCGCGACCTCCACCTTGACAGGGTGGCGAGCTAACCAACTGCTCCACAGGACCTTCGCAGCCGCTGAACCGTGGCTGCGAAGATGACTGTACAGCAGGTCAGCGGTCTGGTCGAACTCGCCGGGCGGGCCCGCCGAACGGGCTACGGCACCGCCGCGTCGATCGCCTTCACGATCCGCTTGTCGGAGACCGGGTGGGCCGTGCCCAGGGCGTGCGCGAAGTAGCTCACCCGCAGCTCCTCGATCATCCAGCGGATGTCCGTGACCTGCGTCGGCACCGGCCGGCCCTTGGGGAGCTGTTCGAGCAGCCACGCGTACTCGTCCAGCATCTCGTGGACCTTCTCCATGCGGGTGGTGTCCCGCTGCACGCCCGTCGGCATCTGCTGCAGCCGCCGGTCCGCCGCCACCAGGTAGCGCATCAGGTCCGGCAGCCGCTTCAGGCCCGTACGGGTCACGAAACCGGCCGGCATCAGCCAGGACAGCTGGTCGCGCACGTCCTTGAGGTTGGGGAGCAGCGCGGGGCTGCCGGTGGCCTTCAGGCGCCGCTCACAGGCCTGCCAGGCCGCCAGGACCTGCTGCACCTGCCCCACGGTCCGCACGGTCAGCTCGACGAGGTCCGCGCGGACCTTGTCGTACAGCTTCCGGAAGGACTCCTCGTCCCAGGCCGGGCCGCCGTGGTCCGCGATCAGCCGGTCGGCCGCCGCGGTCGCGCAGTCGTCGAACAGCGCCTGGATCGAGCCGTGCGGGTTCGCCGACAGGGCCAGCTTCTGCTGGTTGGTCAGCCGGTCCGAGGCGAACTTCGCCGGGTTCACCGGAATGTTCAGCATGATCAGCTTCCGGGTGCCCCGCCACATCGCCAGCTGCTGCTCGGCCTCCGTGTCGAAGAGCCGTACGGCCACGCTGTCGCCCTCGTCGACGAGGGCCGGGTACGCCTTGACCGGCTGGCCGGCCCGACGGGTCTCGAAGACCCGGGTGAGCGTGCCGATCGTCCACTCCTTGAGCCCTGAGCGCTCCAGAGAGGGCCCGGAGCCGTCCGGGCCGCCCGTCGCCGCCGCGGCGGCCTTGGAGAGCGCCTGACGGGCCTTGGGGCGCATCCGCAGCTTGAGCGCCTCCAGGTCCTTGTCCTCGGCCAGCTTGCGGCGCCGCTCGTCGACGATCCGGAAGGTGATCGTGAGGTGCTCGGGCAGCTTCGCCCAGTCGAAGTCCTCGGCGGTCACCGGGACGCCGACCATCCGCTGGAGCTCGCGGGCGAGCGCGGTCGTCAGCGGCTCCTGGACGGGCACGACCGCGTCCAGGAAGCGGGTCGCGAAGTTCGGCGCCGGGACGTAGTGGCGGCGGATCGGCTTGGGGAGGGACCGGATCAGCTCCGTGACGACCTCCTCGCGCAGGCCCGGGATCTGCCACTCGAAGCCCTCGTCGGTGACCTGGTTGAGCACCTGGAGCGGGACGTGCACGGTCACGCCGTCCGCGTCCGCGCCCGGCTCGAACTGGTACGTCACCCGGAACTTCAGCGCGCCCTGCCGCCACGAGTCCGGGTAGTCGTCCTTGGTGACCGCTCCCGCCTTCTCGTTGATGAGCATCTCGCGCACGAAGTCGAGGAACTCCGGCTCCTCGTGGCGCTTGTGCTTCCACCACGAGTCGAAGTGCGCCCCCGAGACGACGTGCTCGGGCACCCGCTTGTCGTAGAAGTCGTACAGCGTCTCGTCGTCGACGAGGATGTCCCGGCGCCGGGCCCGGTGCTCCAACTCCTCGACCTCGGTGAGGAGTTTGCGGTTGTCGGCGAAGAACTTGTGGTGGGTGCGCCAGTCGCCCTCGACCAGCGCGTTGCGGATGAACAGCTCGCGGGAGGCCTCGGGGTCGATCCGGCCGTAGTTCACCTTGCGGTCGGCGACGATCGGCACGCCGTACAGCGTCACCTTCTCGAAGGCCATGACCGCGGCCTGGTCCTTCTCCCAGTGCGGCTCGCTGTACGTCTTCTTCACCAGGTGCTGGGCCAGCGGCTCGATCCACTCGGGCTCGATCCGCGCGTTGACCCGCGCCCACAGGCGGGAGGTCTCCACCAGCTCGGCGGACATGACGAGCCGCGGGGGCTTCTTGAAGAGCGCGGAGCCGGGGAAGATCGCGAACTTGGCGCTGCGGGCGCCGAGGTACTCGTTCCGGGTGCCCTCCCGCTTGCCGTCCCTGCCGCCGCCGTCCTTGGACTCCTTCACGTCCTTCAGGCCGATGTGGCTGAGGAGACCGGAGAGCAGGGACACGTGGACGGACTGCTCCGGGGCGTCCTCCTCGTTGGGGTGTATCCCCATCTGCTTCGCGACGGTCCGCAGCTGGGCGTAGATGTCCTGCCACTCGCGGATCCGCAGGAAGTTGAGGTACTCCTGCTTGCACATCCGGCGGAAGGAGCTGGAGCCGCGCTCCTTCTGCTGCTCGCGGATGTAGCGCCAGAGGTTGAGGAAGGCGAGGAAGTCGCTCGTCTCGTCCTTGAAGCGGGCGTGCTGCTGGTCGGCCTGCGCCTGCTTCTCGGAGGGCCGCTCGCGCGGGTCCTGGATGGAGAGCGCGGCCGCGATGACCATGACCTCGCGGACGCAGCCGTTCCGGTCGGCCTCCAGGACCATCCGGGCGAGCCGCGGGTCGACGGGCAGCTGGGACAGCTTGCGACCCTGCTCGGTGAGCCGCTTCTTCGGGTCCTTCTCGGCCGGGTTCAGCGCGCCGAGCTCCTGGAGCAGCTGCACGCCGTCCCGGATGTTGCGGTGGTCCGGCGGGTCGATGAAGGGGAACTTCTCGATGTCGCCGAGGCCGGCCGCGGTCATCTGGAGGATGACGGAGGCCAGGTTGGTGCGCAGGATCTCCGCGTCGGTGAACTCCGGCCGGGTGAGGAAGTCGTCCTCGGAGTACAGCCGGATGCAGATGCCGTCGCTGGTACGGCCGCAGCGGCCCTTGCGCTGGTTGGCGCTGGCCTGGCTGACCGGCTCGATCGGCAGCCGCTGCACCTTGGTGCGGTGGGAGTAGCGGGAGATGCGGGCGGTGCCCGGGTCGATCACGTACTTGATGCCGGGGACGGTGAGCGAGGTCTCGGCCACGTTCGTCGCGAGGACGATCCGGCGGCCGGAGTGCGCCTGGAAGACCCGGTGCTGCTCGGCATGGCTCAGCCGCGCGTACAGCGGCAGCACCTCGGTGGAGCGCAGCTGCTTCTTGATCAGGGCGTCCGCGGTGTCGCGGATCTCGCGCTCGCCGGAGAGGAAGACCAGGACGTCGCCGGGGCCCTCGGCCTGGAGCTCGTCCACGGCGTCGCAGATCGCGGTGATCTGGTCCCGGTCGGACTCCTCGCTGTCCTCTTCGAGGAGCGGGCGGTAGCGCACCTCGACCGGGTACGTGCGGCCGCTGACCTCGACGATCGGGGCGTCGCCGAAGTGGCGGGAGAAGCGCTCCGGGTCGATGGTCGCGGAGGTGATCACGACCTTCAGGTCGGGGCGCTTCGGCAGCAGCTGGG includes the following:
- the hrpA gene encoding ATP-dependent RNA helicase HrpA, producing the protein MSTSFAALQSVLAEVSLRDSHRLGRRLEGARRIRKPEAREAVLDEIAAEAGKAKERVDARAARVPAVTYPEQLPVSQKKDAILEAIRDHQVVIVAGETGSGKTTQIPKICLELGRGVRGMIGHTQPRRIAARTVAERVAEELRTPLGEAVGWKVRFTDQVNPEGTFVKLMTDGILLAEIQTDRELRAYDTIIIDEAHERSLNIDFLLGYLAQLLPKRPDLKVVITSATIDPERFSRHFGDAPIVEVSGRTYPVEVRYRPLLEEDSEESDRDQITAICDAVDELQAEGPGDVLVFLSGEREIRDTADALIKKQLRSTEVLPLYARLSHAEQHRVFQAHSGRRIVLATNVAETSLTVPGIKYVIDPGTARISRYSHRTKVQRLPIEPVSQASANQRKGRCGRTSDGICIRLYSEDDFLTRPEFTDAEILRTNLASVILQMTAAGLGDIEKFPFIDPPDHRNIRDGVQLLQELGALNPAEKDPKKRLTEQGRKLSQLPVDPRLARMVLEADRNGCVREVMVIAAALSIQDPRERPSEKQAQADQQHARFKDETSDFLAFLNLWRYIREQQKERGSSSFRRMCKQEYLNFLRIREWQDIYAQLRTVAKQMGIHPNEEDAPEQSVHVSLLSGLLSHIGLKDVKESKDGGGRDGKREGTRNEYLGARSAKFAIFPGSALFKKPPRLVMSAELVETSRLWARVNARIEPEWIEPLAQHLVKKTYSEPHWEKDQAAVMAFEKVTLYGVPIVADRKVNYGRIDPEASRELFIRNALVEGDWRTHHKFFADNRKLLTEVEELEHRARRRDILVDDETLYDFYDKRVPEHVVSGAHFDSWWKHKRHEEPEFLDFVREMLINEKAGAVTKDDYPDSWRQGALKFRVTYQFEPGADADGVTVHVPLQVLNQVTDEGFEWQIPGLREEVVTELIRSLPKPIRRHYVPAPNFATRFLDAVVPVQEPLTTALARELQRMVGVPVTAEDFDWAKLPEHLTITFRIVDERRRKLAEDKDLEALKLRMRPKARQALSKAAAAATGGPDGSGPSLERSGLKEWTIGTLTRVFETRRAGQPVKAYPALVDEGDSVAVRLFDTEAEQQLAMWRGTRKLIMLNIPVNPAKFASDRLTNQQKLALSANPHGSIQALFDDCATAAADRLIADHGGPAWDEESFRKLYDKVRADLVELTVRTVGQVQQVLAAWQACERRLKATGSPALLPNLKDVRDQLSWLMPAGFVTRTGLKRLPDLMRYLVAADRRLQQMPTGVQRDTTRMEKVHEMLDEYAWLLEQLPKGRPVPTQVTDIRWMIEELRVSYFAHALGTAHPVSDKRIVKAIDAAVP